A genomic window from Terrisporobacter glycolicus ATCC 14880 = DSM 1288 includes:
- a CDS encoding dUTP diphosphatase — translation MKNIKIQYLNDEIKRLEYIDGKSDWIDLRAAEKVELKAGEFKLIHLGVAMELPKGYEAHIVPRSSTFKNFGIIQTNHCGIVDNTYCGSNDWWFMPAFALRDTVIEINDRICQFRIQENQPKIVFDEVEKLQAEDRGGIGSTGKQ, via the coding sequence ATGAAAAATATAAAAATTCAATATCTTAATGATGAAATAAAAAGATTAGAATACATAGATGGAAAGTCTGACTGGATAGATTTAAGAGCTGCTGAAAAAGTCGAATTAAAAGCAGGAGAGTTTAAATTAATTCATTTAGGAGTAGCTATGGAGTTGCCTAAAGGTTATGAAGCTCATATAGTGCCAAGAAGTAGTACTTTTAAAAACTTTGGAATAATTCAAACTAATCATTGTGGAATCGTAGATAACACATATTGTGGCTCTAATGATTGGTGGTTTATGCCAGCATTTGCTCTTAGAGATACAGTAATAGAAATAAACGATAGAATATGCCAATTTAGAATACAAGAAAATCAACCAAAGATAGTTTTTGATGAAGTTGAAAAGCTTCAGGCAGAAGATAGAGGCGGAATTGGAAGTACGGGTAAGCAATAA
- a CDS encoding type IA DNA topoisomerase yields MKLILAEKPSVAKTIASFLGAKTRHNGYFEGNEYIVTYAVGHLVSLYDMKDYDKDKYSGSWKMDNFPFIPQDRFKFKVEASKKDQFNVIKTLLNRNDVEYIINATDNDREGELISFLIFLMAKNKKPVKRILVNEWTPQDITKGLQNLKDDEEMRNLQAAGYTRLITDWLIGINFTSIATLKYGNGKLLNIGRVILPTVKLVYDRDMEIRNFIPKTYYEIEGSFRCENGEYKGKLVKNKNSKFDTPEEAKAIIDSIISKEGIITDKKVTTSKEYAPKLFSLTSLQGFITSKYSHFTSDKVLSVCQSLYEGKGKGGYITYPRTDSIYLEESLVDKTAQTLEKLKKGLPYEAKIKFTKTKRVFDSSKVDSHSAITPTYIIPTNLTPDEAIVYNAIKHRFIANFMPPAEYENTEIKTDVDKNIFLTKGKVLKVKGYLEVYNKEEKDDLLPMMNKNEVVDVIEVKPISKQTTPPKPYTEDTLLKAMKNCGKNVSEEDTAVLSGYSIGTSATRADVLKKIGQVGYVSKKGKSYFITDLGQNLVEIFPVKELFDVDYTGKLEKSLSDIQKGQFTRKEYLNNIMSFIWNSVNLIKYDRPKKISTESFTYNSKTKKFVSNKKTSSSKKSTKAANKTSKSSENTSLGKCPVCDGDVMESEKGFFCTNYNNCKYGIFKDDKYLQLFKKKPTKTMVKSLLKKGETKVKSMTGKDGNKFDAILKYEKNHNGYYGWLIKKDS; encoded by the coding sequence ATGAAACTTATTTTAGCAGAAAAACCATCTGTTGCTAAGACTATTGCATCCTTTTTAGGTGCAAAAACTAGGCACAATGGATATTTTGAAGGAAATGAATATATTGTCACTTATGCAGTTGGACATTTAGTATCTCTATATGATATGAAAGATTATGATAAAGATAAGTATTCTGGATCATGGAAGATGGATAATTTTCCATTTATCCCTCAAGATAGATTTAAATTTAAAGTTGAAGCTTCTAAAAAAGATCAATTTAATGTAATTAAAACCTTGTTAAATAGAAATGATGTTGAATATATAATAAATGCAACAGATAATGATAGAGAAGGTGAGCTAATATCTTTTTTAATTTTTCTTATGGCAAAAAATAAGAAGCCTGTAAAAAGAATATTAGTTAATGAGTGGACTCCTCAAGATATCACAAAAGGTCTTCAAAATCTTAAGGACGATGAAGAAATGAGAAATCTACAAGCTGCTGGTTATACAAGACTAATCACAGACTGGCTAATAGGTATAAACTTTACTTCCATAGCCACTCTTAAATATGGAAATGGTAAATTACTAAATATAGGACGTGTTATACTTCCTACGGTAAAACTAGTTTACGATAGAGACATGGAAATTAGAAACTTTATTCCAAAAACTTATTATGAAATAGAAGGAAGTTTTAGATGTGAAAATGGTGAATATAAAGGTAAGTTAGTTAAAAATAAAAATAGTAAATTTGATACACCTGAAGAAGCTAAGGCAATAATAGATAGTATTATTTCTAAAGAAGGTATTATAACAGATAAAAAAGTTACCACTTCTAAAGAATATGCTCCTAAATTATTTTCTCTGACTTCACTTCAAGGTTTTATAACTTCTAAGTATAGTCACTTTACATCAGATAAAGTTCTTAGCGTTTGTCAGTCTTTATATGAAGGTAAAGGAAAAGGTGGATATATTACTTATCCAAGAACAGATTCTATTTATCTTGAAGAGAGTTTAGTGGATAAGACTGCTCAGACTTTAGAAAAATTAAAAAAAGGTCTACCTTATGAAGCTAAAATTAAATTTACAAAAACAAAAAGAGTCTTTGACTCTTCAAAAGTTGATAGCCATAGTGCCATCACACCGACTTACATAATTCCTACAAATCTAACACCTGATGAAGCTATTGTTTACAATGCTATCAAACATAGATTTATTGCTAACTTTATGCCACCTGCAGAATATGAAAATACAGAAATTAAAACTGATGTGGATAAAAATATCTTCCTTACTAAAGGAAAGGTGTTAAAAGTTAAAGGTTATTTAGAAGTATACAATAAGGAAGAGAAAGACGACTTACTTCCTATGATGAATAAAAATGAAGTTGTAGATGTTATTGAAGTAAAACCTATAAGCAAACAAACTACTCCTCCTAAACCATATACTGAGGATACTTTGCTTAAGGCCATGAAAAACTGTGGTAAAAATGTATCTGAAGAAGACACTGCTGTGTTATCTGGTTATTCCATAGGAACTTCTGCTACTCGTGCTGATGTGCTAAAAAAAATTGGTCAAGTTGGATACGTAAGTAAAAAAGGAAAATCTTATTTTATAACTGACTTAGGTCAAAATCTAGTAGAAATATTCCCTGTTAAAGAATTATTTGACGTAGATTATACTGGTAAACTAGAAAAAAGCTTAAGTGATATTCAAAAGGGTCAGTTTACTAGAAAAGAATATTTAAACAATATAATGAGCTTTATTTGGAATAGCGTTAATCTTATTAAATACGATAGACCAAAAAAGATTTCTACAGAAAGTTTCACTTATAATTCAAAAACTAAAAAGTTTGTTAGTAATAAAAAAACTTCATCATCTAAGAAATCAACAAAGGCTGCTAATAAGACATCTAAGTCCAGTGAAAATACTTCTCTAGGGAAGTGTCCAGTTTGTGATGGAGATGTTATGGAAAGCGAAAAAGGATTCTTTTGTACAAATTATAATAATTGTAAATACGGTATATTCAAAGATGATAAATACCTACAATTATTTAAAAAGAAGCCAACAAAAACTATGGTTAAAAGCTTACTTAAAAAAGGTGAGACCAAGGTGAAATCTATGACTGGTAAGGATGGGAATAAATTTGATGCCATACTAAAATATGAAAAAAATCATAATGGATATTATGGTTGGTTAATAAAAAAAGATTCATAA
- the pepT gene encoding peptidase T gives MRAYERMLNYVKVWTTSDSSSETVPSTSRQFDLAKLLVEEMKELGIEDAHVDDKCYVYGTLPATKGYEDKSKLGFIAHLDTSEDISGQNINPQIVDNYDGEDIVLGDSGRVIKVSDFPHLKNFKGRTLITTDGTTLLGADDKAGIAEIMTAIEIIQKENIPHGKISIGFNPDEEIGTGAHNFDVEKFGADFAYTLDGWLEGQIEYENFNASSATFEIKGTNVHPGSAKDIMVNSQLLAMEINSMLPNETPATTEGYEGFYHLMETTGSVEYSKLVYIVRDHDADKFAARNEFLQNIEKTMNEKYGEGVVTLTIKQQYRNMKEKIEPCMHLIDNAKKAIKAVGLEPMVDAIRGGTDGAQLSFKGLPCPNIGTGGAAYHGACEHISVEGMDKVVDIAIELVKIYAEM, from the coding sequence ATGAGAGCTTATGAAAGAATGTTGAATTACGTAAAAGTATGGACTACTAGTGATAGTAGTAGCGAAACGGTACCTTCTACTTCGCGTCAATTTGATTTAGCTAAATTATTAGTAGAAGAAATGAAAGAACTAGGAATAGAAGATGCTCATGTAGATGATAAATGTTATGTTTATGGAACTTTACCTGCTACAAAAGGATATGAAGACAAATCTAAATTAGGATTTATAGCCCACTTAGATACTTCAGAAGATATAAGTGGACAAAATATAAATCCACAAATCGTAGATAATTATGATGGAGAAGATATAGTTCTAGGAGATAGTGGAAGAGTTATAAAAGTTTCTGATTTCCCACATTTAAAAAACTTTAAAGGAAGAACTTTAATAACTACAGATGGAACTACTTTACTTGGTGCAGATGATAAAGCAGGTATAGCAGAGATAATGACTGCAATAGAAATAATACAAAAAGAAAATATACCTCATGGAAAGATAAGTATAGGATTTAATCCAGATGAAGAAATAGGTACAGGAGCTCATAATTTTGACGTTGAGAAATTTGGAGCTGATTTTGCATATACTTTAGATGGATGGTTAGAAGGGCAAATAGAATATGAAAACTTCAATGCATCTTCAGCTACATTTGAAATAAAAGGTACAAATGTTCATCCAGGTAGTGCAAAAGATATAATGGTAAATTCGCAATTATTAGCGATGGAAATAAACTCAATGTTGCCAAATGAAACTCCAGCAACGACTGAAGGATATGAAGGATTTTATCACTTAATGGAAACTACAGGTTCAGTTGAATATTCTAAATTAGTTTACATAGTTAGAGATCATGATGCAGATAAATTTGCTGCAAGGAATGAATTTTTACAAAACATAGAAAAAACTATGAATGAAAAATATGGTGAAGGTGTGGTAACTCTTACTATAAAACAACAATACAGAAATATGAAAGAAAAAATAGAACCATGTATGCATTTAATAGATAATGCTAAAAAAGCTATAAAAGCAGTAGGTTTAGAGCCAATGGTAGATGCTATACGTGGAGGAACTGACGGAGCTCAATTAAGCTTCAAAGGGTTACCTTGTCCAAACATAGGAACTGGTGGAGCGGCTTATCATGGAGCTTGCGAACATATAAGTGTTGAAGGTATGGATAAAGTTGTTGATATAGCTATTGAATTAGTTAAAATATATGCTGAAATGTAA
- a CDS encoding peptide MFS transporter, producing the protein MENTVKSKKRPLAFYLCSGAFSFERSAYYGSKGILLLFIAASVATGGLGLTSDQAALAVANLVAFTYLAPIFGGMVCDRWVGARYAIPVGMLIMGAGYFIGANATDISGINIMIALVALGTGLFKGNLSALTGTLFEDQDQLDSAFSTQYSFINIGSFFGTTFFGFAYMYLFNKGDVLGFTACFKFSAAIMVVGAIIFVLGWKLLGEHGKKPFLAGQEKDNSNKDDSKAPLTVIEKKRVMAIVLVSTFSVIFWLFWYLTYLAVYDYGGAFVDMSIGNFEVPLLWFDSENAFLCIALGPVLGSLWYKLSQRPQGDLSLFKKTGIGLAFLGVAFLMLVGAEFTRGIGAPDTAKASIIWIIAFGFFLSLGEMCFSPLGNSFVSKYAPKKYLAVLMGVWTFATFIAGKTHGAIYNFTKQFDMITVYTAIPVILFVCAVALFALDKNLSKLVADDSENGENIVA; encoded by the coding sequence ATGGAAAACACAGTTAAATCAAAAAAAAGACCTTTAGCTTTCTATTTATGCTCAGGTGCTTTTTCATTTGAAAGATCAGCATACTATGGAAGTAAAGGAATATTGTTATTATTTATTGCAGCAAGTGTTGCAACAGGCGGACTAGGACTTACATCAGATCAGGCAGCTTTAGCAGTAGCTAACTTAGTTGCATTTACTTATCTGGCACCAATATTTGGTGGTATGGTTTGTGATAGATGGGTAGGAGCTAGATATGCAATACCGGTAGGAATGTTAATAATGGGTGCAGGTTATTTTATAGGGGCTAATGCTACAGATATATCAGGAATTAATATAATGATAGCTTTAGTTGCTTTAGGTACAGGCTTATTTAAAGGTAATTTATCTGCATTAACAGGTACTTTATTTGAAGATCAAGATCAACTTGACTCAGCTTTCTCAACACAATATAGTTTCATAAATATAGGTAGTTTCTTTGGAACAACTTTCTTTGGATTTGCTTATATGTATTTATTTAATAAAGGTGATGTCTTAGGATTTACAGCATGCTTTAAATTCTCGGCAGCCATAATGGTAGTTGGAGCAATAATATTTGTTTTAGGGTGGAAGCTATTGGGAGAACATGGTAAAAAGCCATTCTTAGCTGGTCAAGAAAAAGATAATAGTAATAAAGATGATAGTAAAGCACCATTGACTGTAATAGAAAAGAAAAGAGTAATGGCTATAGTTTTAGTTTCTACTTTTTCAGTAATATTCTGGTTATTCTGGTATCTTACTTACCTAGCAGTTTATGATTATGGTGGAGCATTTGTTGATATGTCAATTGGTAACTTTGAGGTTCCATTATTATGGTTTGACTCAGAAAATGCATTCTTATGTATTGCTCTTGGGCCAGTTTTAGGTTCTTTATGGTACAAACTATCTCAAAGACCACAAGGAGACTTATCTTTATTTAAGAAAACAGGTATAGGATTAGCTTTCTTAGGAGTTGCATTCTTAATGTTAGTTGGAGCTGAATTTACAAGAGGAATAGGAGCTCCAGATACAGCAAAAGCTTCTATAATATGGATAATAGCATTTGGATTCTTCTTAAGTTTAGGGGAGATGTGCTTCTCTCCACTTGGAAACTCATTTGTAAGTAAATATGCTCCAAAAAAATACTTAGCAGTATTAATGGGAGTTTGGACTTTTGCTACATTTATAGCTGGTAAAACTCACGGAGCAATATATAACTTTACAAAGCAATTTGATATGATAACAGTTTATACTGCAATACCAGTAATATTATTTGTTTGTGCAGTAGCATTATTTGCACTAGATAAAAACTTAAGCAAATTAGTTGCTGATGATAGTGAAAATGGCGAAAATATAGTAGCTTAA
- a CDS encoding aminopeptidase P family protein, whose product MDIVSRVSALRKIMEDRNIDAYIIPSADNHQSEYVGEHFKSRKFISGFKGSAGTVVVTKDKAGLWTDGRYFIQAEKELAGSGIDLFKMGEEGVPTVNEFVIENIETGGKLGFDGRLIAAGDGLELKVELEKKNVIIKYDEDLIDSIWEDRPALSEEKAFALDVKYAGESFQSKIDRIRNVMKENGATTHVVTTLDEVAWIFNIRGNDVSYTPVVLAYAVITLDKAYLFINENKLEDTVKSEFNESNIEIRPYNDVYDFIKGLEEKEVIMLDPERVNYSLYNNISENIKKVEIENPAVLMKAMKNETELKNIENAYIKDGIACTKFMYWLKTNVGKIEISELSASEKLLQLRKEQDGFVDLSFETIAGYKEHAAMMHYAATEESDYKIKAEHMFLVDSGGHYLEGTTDVTRTYILGEISEELKTHYTAVARGMINLSQAKFLHGCRGYNLDILARGPMWDMGIDYKCGTGHGVGYMLSVHEGPAGFRWYIVPAKHETTPFEEGMVITNEPGIYMEGSHGIRIENQLVVKKLEKNINGQFMAFDAITMCPIDLDGINPSLMTEREKSYLNDYHKNVYEKISPYLTEEERNWLKKYTRAI is encoded by the coding sequence ATGGATATAGTAAGTAGAGTATCTGCACTTAGAAAAATAATGGAAGATAGAAATATTGATGCTTACATTATTCCTTCTGCAGACAATCATCAAAGTGAATATGTTGGGGAACATTTTAAATCTAGAAAATTTATTTCAGGTTTTAAAGGTTCAGCGGGAACTGTAGTAGTAACTAAAGATAAGGCTGGATTATGGACTGATGGAAGATATTTTATTCAAGCGGAAAAAGAGTTAGCAGGAAGTGGTATAGATTTATTCAAAATGGGAGAAGAAGGAGTACCAACTGTTAATGAGTTTGTTATAGAGAATATAGAGACAGGTGGAAAATTAGGTTTTGATGGAAGACTAATAGCAGCTGGAGATGGGTTAGAGCTTAAAGTGGAATTAGAAAAGAAAAACGTTATCATTAAATATGATGAAGATCTAATTGATTCTATTTGGGAAGATAGACCTGCTTTATCAGAGGAAAAGGCTTTTGCGTTAGATGTGAAATATGCGGGAGAAAGCTTCCAATCAAAAATAGATAGAATAAGAAATGTAATGAAAGAAAATGGTGCAACAACTCATGTAGTAACAACTCTAGATGAGGTAGCATGGATATTTAATATAAGAGGAAATGATGTAAGTTATACGCCAGTAGTACTTGCTTATGCAGTTATAACTCTTGATAAAGCTTATTTATTTATTAATGAAAATAAGCTTGAGGATACTGTTAAGTCAGAGTTTAATGAATCTAATATAGAAATAAGACCATATAATGATGTTTATGATTTCATAAAAGGATTAGAAGAAAAAGAAGTTATAATGCTAGATCCAGAAAGAGTAAACTATTCTTTATATAATAATATTTCAGAAAATATTAAAAAAGTAGAAATAGAAAATCCTGCAGTTTTAATGAAGGCAATGAAAAATGAAACTGAATTGAAAAATATAGAAAATGCATATATAAAAGATGGTATAGCATGTACTAAATTTATGTACTGGTTAAAAACTAATGTAGGTAAAATTGAAATTAGTGAACTTAGTGCATCAGAAAAATTATTACAACTTAGAAAAGAACAAGATGGATTTGTTGACTTAAGTTTTGAAACTATAGCAGGTTATAAAGAACATGCTGCTATGATGCATTATGCAGCAACTGAAGAAAGCGATTACAAAATAAAAGCAGAGCATATGTTCTTAGTAGATTCTGGAGGTCATTATTTAGAAGGAACTACAGATGTAACAAGAACATACATATTGGGAGAAATATCTGAGGAATTGAAAACACATTATACTGCAGTAGCAAGGGGTATGATAAACTTATCTCAGGCTAAGTTCTTACACGGATGCAGAGGATATAACTTGGATATACTTGCAAGAGGCCCAATGTGGGATATGGGAATTGACTATAAATGCGGAACAGGACATGGTGTAGGATATATGCTAAGCGTACATGAAGGACCAGCTGGATTTAGATGGTATATTGTACCTGCAAAACATGAAACAACTCCTTTTGAAGAAGGAATGGTTATAACAAATGAGCCAGGAATTTACATGGAAGGTTCTCATGGAATTCGTATAGAAAATCAACTAGTTGTTAAAAAGCTAGAGAAAAATATAAATGGACAATTTATGGCATTTGATGCAATAACTATGTGTCCAATAGATTTGGATGGAATTAATCCAAGCTTAATGACTGAAAGAGAAAAATCATATTTAAATGATTATCATAAAAATGTATATGAAAAAATCAGTCCTTATTTAACTGAAGAAGAAAGAAACTGGTTAAAAAAATATACAAGAGCAATCTAA
- a CDS encoding M24 family metallopeptidase has translation MDQMKLQRIITSMKENDVPQLIVADPASICYLTGRMLNCGERMLALYLDVEGNHKFFIGKLFPQSTPIEGAEIVYFDDIDDYVGMLANCMRENTIVGIDKVWPAKFLLPLMSKLNATKFIDGSFIIDDIRQIKDEKEQELMREASKLNDSVMERLMPLVKEGYTELEMADKILEMYLEGGASGHSFDPIIGYGANAADPHHESDNSKGKLGDSVVLDLGCVKDGYCSDMTRTVFLGEVSEKGKEVYEVVKEANLRGIAACKPGNRFCDVDNACRDYITEKGYGEYFTHRTGHSIGMECHEFGDVSSVNEAILKPGMIFSVEPGVYLPGEVGVRIEDLVLITEDGCEVLNNVTKDLIVIK, from the coding sequence ATGGATCAAATGAAATTACAAAGAATTATTACATCAATGAAGGAAAACGATGTTCCTCAATTAATAGTAGCTGATCCAGCTTCTATATGTTATTTAACAGGCCGTATGTTAAATTGTGGCGAAAGAATGCTTGCTCTTTATCTTGATGTTGAAGGCAATCATAAATTTTTCATAGGTAAATTATTCCCACAGTCTACTCCAATTGAAGGAGCTGAAATAGTTTACTTTGATGATATTGATGATTATGTAGGAATGTTAGCAAACTGCATGAGAGAAAACACTATAGTTGGTATAGATAAAGTTTGGCCAGCTAAGTTCTTATTACCTTTAATGAGCAAATTAAATGCTACTAAATTTATTGATGGATCATTCATAATAGATGACATTCGTCAAATTAAAGATGAAAAAGAACAAGAATTAATGAGAGAAGCTTCAAAATTAAATGACAGCGTTATGGAAAGATTAATGCCTCTTGTTAAAGAAGGTTACACTGAATTAGAAATGGCAGACAAAATTTTAGAAATGTATCTTGAAGGTGGAGCTTCAGGTCACTCTTTTGATCCAATTATAGGATATGGTGCTAATGCTGCTGATCCTCACCATGAATCAGACAACTCTAAAGGTAAATTAGGAGATTCAGTTGTCCTTGACTTAGGTTGTGTAAAAGATGGATACTGCTCTGACATGACTAGAACAGTATTTTTAGGTGAAGTTTCTGAAAAAGGAAAAGAAGTATATGAAGTAGTAAAAGAAGCTAACTTAAGAGGTATAGCTGCTTGTAAACCAGGAAATAGATTCTGTGATGTAGATAACGCTTGTCGTGACTACATAACTGAAAAAGGTTACGGAGAATACTTTACTCATAGAACTGGACATTCTATAGGAATGGAGTGCCATGAGTTCGGTGATGTATCTTCTGTAAATGAAGCTATATTAAAACCAGGTATGATATTCTCAGTTGAGCCAGGTGTTTACTTACCAGGAGAAGTTGGAGTTAGAATAGAAGACTTAGTATTAATAACTGAAGATGGTTGCGAAGTGTTAAACAACGTAACTAAGGATTTAATTGTTATAAAATAA
- the kdpA gene encoding potassium-transporting ATPase subunit KdpA: MTYTILQYLIYLVILIVLAIPFGSYIGKVMNGEKVFLSKLLYPCEKFIYKVMKVKSDEEMNWKKYICSVLVFNGIGLIFLFLLQLFQGHLIGNPQKLPGVPWDLSLNTAISFITNTNWQAYSGESTLSYLTQALGLTVQNFVSAATGIAVLFALIRGFIKVNSKGLGSYWGDMTRIILYILIPLNIVISVGLLSQGVVQNFKSAETVQLVEPIAIDNDGNIIENAKIDSKTNTVSVNGKVINNAEIVDTEIIPLGPAASQIAIKQTGTNGGGFYGVNSAHPLENPTIISNLLEMISILLIPAALCFTFGRNVKNKKQGIAIFMAMFIVLVIALGVIAVCEQNATPQLSQNGVVDMTAIEQSGGNMEGKESRFGIAASSTWATFTTAASNGSVNSMHDSYTPIGGMVTMLLMQLGEVIFGGVGCGLYGMLAFAILTVFIAGLMVGRTPEFLGKKIEPYEMKWSVLVCLATPLAILIGSGIATVWPGITDSLNNAGTHGFSEILYAYSSAGGNNGSAFAGFGANTVFLNLTLGLCMLFARFIPMIGIMAIAGSLVQKKKIATTAGTLSTTNAMFVFLLIMIVLLIGALSFFPALSLGPIAEYFSSIL; this comes from the coding sequence ATGACATACACAATTTTGCAGTATTTAATTTATTTAGTAATCCTTATAGTGCTTGCCATACCATTTGGTTCATATATAGGTAAAGTAATGAATGGAGAAAAAGTATTTTTATCTAAGCTTTTATATCCATGTGAAAAATTTATTTATAAAGTAATGAAAGTTAAAAGTGATGAAGAAATGAATTGGAAAAAATATATTTGTTCTGTTTTAGTGTTTAATGGAATAGGTTTAATATTTTTATTTCTTCTTCAGTTATTTCAAGGTCATTTAATTGGTAATCCCCAAAAGCTACCTGGTGTACCATGGGATTTATCTTTAAATACAGCTATAAGTTTCATAACAAATACGAACTGGCAAGCATATAGCGGTGAATCTACTTTAAGTTATTTAACCCAAGCCCTTGGCCTTACAGTTCAAAACTTTGTTTCAGCTGCAACAGGCATAGCTGTATTATTTGCTTTAATTCGTGGGTTTATAAAGGTTAATTCAAAAGGACTTGGTAGCTATTGGGGTGATATGACTAGAATAATACTTTATATTTTAATACCTTTAAATATAGTTATTTCTGTTGGCCTTTTATCTCAAGGCGTTGTTCAAAATTTTAAGTCTGCTGAAACTGTTCAACTAGTTGAACCTATTGCTATTGACAATGATGGAAATATTATTGAAAATGCAAAAATTGACTCAAAAACTAACACAGTCTCTGTTAATGGAAAAGTAATTAATAATGCAGAAATTGTAGATACGGAAATTATTCCTCTTGGCCCTGCTGCTAGCCAAATAGCAATAAAACAAACTGGTACTAATGGTGGTGGTTTCTATGGAGTTAACTCAGCTCACCCTTTAGAAAATCCAACAATCATTTCTAATTTACTAGAAATGATTTCAATTTTACTAATACCTGCAGCCTTATGCTTTACATTTGGTAGAAATGTAAAAAATAAAAAACAAGGTATTGCAATTTTTATGGCCATGTTTATAGTACTTGTAATAGCTCTTGGAGTAATAGCTGTATGCGAACAAAATGCTACTCCTCAACTTTCACAAAATGGTGTTGTTGATATGACTGCTATAGAACAATCTGGGGGGAACATGGAAGGTAAAGAATCCCGTTTTGGTATAGCTGCTTCATCTACATGGGCTACATTTACTACAGCAGCTTCAAATGGTTCTGTAAACTCTATGCACGATAGTTACACTCCTATTGGTGGAATGGTAACCATGCTATTAATGCAACTTGGTGAAGTAATCTTCGGTGGTGTTGGATGTGGATTGTATGGAATGTTAGCTTTCGCCATACTAACTGTATTTATTGCAGGACTTATGGTTGGTAGAACACCTGAATTTTTAGGTAAAAAAATTGAACCTTATGAAATGAAATGGTCAGTTCTTGTTTGCCTGGCTACTCCTCTTGCTATATTAATTGGTAGTGGTATTGCAACAGTTTGGCCTGGTATTACAGATAGTCTAAACAATGCTGGTACTCATGGTTTTTCTGAGATACTTTATGCCTATTCATCAGCGGGTGGAAATAATGGATCTGCTTTTGCTGGTTTTGGTGCAAATACAGTATTTTTAAATCTTACTTTAGGATTGTGCATGTTGTTTGCTAGGTTTATTCCAATGATAGGCATTATGGCGATTGCTGGTAGCTTAGTTCAAAAGAAAAAAATTGCTACTACAGCGGGCACATTATCTACTACAAATGCCATGTTTGTATTTTTATTAATTATGATTGTTTTATTAATTGGTGCACTTAGCTTTTTCCCAGCATTATCACTAGGACCAATTGCTGAGTATTTCAGTTCAATCTTATAG